Part of the Candidatus Hydrogenedens sp. genome, CATCTACTCTGGGGTCTAAGTCCGCAGGAAGTTTTCGCATGGATATAAAACCTGATTTGAATGTTGAGACAATATTCGTAAAATTGTCAAAAGATAAATAAATGTTCAGCCTTCCATTATATCTTTTTCTTTGGCTTTAAGAACCTGGTCTATTTTTTCTATATGTTTATCTGTGAGTTTCTGGACTTCATCCGAAAGGCGGTGGAGGTCATCTTCCGTTATCTTTCCATCTTTCTGCTCTTTTTTCAAGGTTTCCAAAACATGACGGCGAATATTTCGAACAGCAACACGGGCTTCTTCCGCCATTTTATTGGCAACTTTAGTAAGTTCTTTACGACGCTCTTCGCTTAGAGGAGGGATAGGGATACGAATTAATCTTCCATCGTTTGATGGATTTACCCCAAGGGGTGAAGCCATAATTGCTTTTTCAACAGCACCAATAAGCGATTTATCCCAGAGGTCAATAACAATAAGATGCGAATCCGGTACCGTTATATTCCCTAATTGATTAATTTTCATTTTACTACCATACGCATCTACATGAACGACATCTAACAAATTAGGTGTCGCTCTTCCTGTGCGAAAGCCCGAAAGTTCTTGTTGTAAACTTTCTACACTTTTATCCATCTTCTGTTCGGCTTCTTTAATAAGTGGGTGTGACATAGGTTAATCTCCCTTGACTATAGTTCCAATAGAGTTGCCACAAACCGCATTAACAATACAGTTTTTTTCTAAGAAAGAGAATACCAAAATAGGGATGTGTTTTTCACGACAAATAGATATGGCTGCGGCATCCATTACCTTTAAGTCCTGTGAAAGAACTTGTTGATATGTGAGATGGTCATATTTTTTGGCTGTAGAATCTTTTTCAGGGTCGGCAGAATAGACCCCATCTACACGGGTTGCTTTCATTAATATATCCGCATCTATTTCGCTGGCACGCAGTGCCGCCGCCGTATCGGTTGTGAGAAAAGGATTGCCTGTTCCCGCAGCAAAAATTACAATCCGCCCTTTTTCTAAATGTCTCAAAGCACGGCGTCTTATATAAGGTTCTGCCACGGGCCGCATTTCTATAGCACTGAGCACTCGTGTCTCAATTCCATACTTTTCCAATGCTGATTGAAGGGCAAGAGCATTTATTACCGTAGCAAGCATCCCCATATAATCTGCTGTAGCACGGTCTACACCGGAAGCCTTGGACCATTGGTTCCCACGGAGGATATTTCCACCCCCCACGACCAATCCTATCTGAATACCAGTCTGATAAGCGGATACAATTTCCTCACAAAGATGACTTAATGCTTTCGAGCCTATGTTTTCCCCTTCCGAGGATACGGCGTTTCCACTGAGTTTTAATAATACCCGTTTGTAGATAGGAGTGTTCACTCTTTATGCCTCTTTATTGGCGGATTTCGCTAATTCTGCGGCTACTTCCTCTGCAAAA contains:
- the frr gene encoding ribosome recycling factor gives rise to the protein MSHPLIKEAEQKMDKSVESLQQELSGFRTGRATPNLLDVVHVDAYGSKMKINQLGNITVPDSHLIVIDLWDKSLIGAVEKAIMASPLGVNPSNDGRLIRIPIPPLSEERRKELTKVANKMAEEARVAVRNIRRHVLETLKKEQKDGKITEDDLHRLSDEVQKLTDKHIEKIDQVLKAKEKDIMEG
- the pyrH gene encoding UMP kinase, whose amino-acid sequence is MNTPIYKRVLLKLSGNAVSSEGENIGSKALSHLCEEIVSAYQTGIQIGLVVGGGNILRGNQWSKASGVDRATADYMGMLATVINALALQSALEKYGIETRVLSAIEMRPVAEPYIRRRALRHLEKGRIVIFAAGTGNPFLTTDTAAALRASEIDADILMKATRVDGVYSADPEKDSTAKKYDHLTYQQVLSQDLKVMDAAAISICREKHIPILVFSFLEKNCIVNAVCGNSIGTIVKGD